CCTGCGCGAATGCAAAGGCGTCCCGAAAAGCCACGTCTATCGCATATTGCGTAGTGGCGAAGTGCGTGTAAATAAAGGGCGTATAGACGCTTCCTATCGACTGGTTCTTGGCGATATCGTCAGAATTCCCCCCGTTCGCGTGGCCACTCCCTCCGAGGCGCCGGCCCACGTGCCTGCCGCGACCTTCCCGGTTCTGTTCGAAGACGATTACCTGATGGCGATCGACAAGCCCGCCGGCGTTGCCGTGCATGGGGGCAGCGGCGTGTCATTCGGTGTGATCGAACAGTTGCGCCGGGCTTTGCCGCATTTGAAGTTTCTCGAACTGGTCCACCGTCTTGACCGTGAGACGTCCGGTATCCTGCTGCTCGCCAAAAAGCGGGCCGCGCTCGTCGGCATGCATGAGCAGATTCGCCACAACCGGATGGACAAACGCTATCTGGCCTGCGTCACGGGGGAATGGCACGACCGTCAGCGTGCGGTCAAGGCGCCGCTGTATAAGTACGTGACGTCGGAGGGCGAACGGCGTGTGCGGGTGCAAGAGGACGGACAAGCCTCGCACACCATATTTCGCATGATGGAATCGCTGCCGCCTTATACGTTGCTCGAAGCGGAACTGAAAACGGGACGAACCCATCAGATCCGCGTTCACCTGGCGCATTGCGGTACGCCGATTGTGGGCGACGACAAGTACGGTGACTTCACGCTGAACAAGACGCTCGCCCGTCCTGGCACACGGCCTGGAATCAAACGGATGTTCCTGCATGCTTGGCGACTGAAGTTCACCCACCCTGTGTTGGATACGCCGATTGCGTTGCAAGCGGCGTTACCGCCAGAATGTGAGCAATTCCTGAATCAACTTCGAGGCGCTTCCGCCGATGCCAAGCCCTGAGTTCGACTTGGTCGTTTTCGACTGGGACGGGACGTTGATGGACTCGACGCCCACTATTACCCGTTGCATCCAGGCGGCCTGCCGCGACCTGGGCCTGCCGGTGCCATCCGATGAGGTGGCCAGTCATGTAATCGGCCTCGGTCTGCGCGACGCCCTGCAAATGGCTGTGCCGTCGCTCGACCCTGCGCACTATCCGCGCTTGTCCGAGCGCTATCGCTTTCACTATTTGATCGGTGACAAGGAAACCGTGTTGTTCCCCGGCATTCGCGAGCTGCTCGACGAATTGCGTTCGCGGGGGCGTTTCCTTGCCGTGGCGACGGGCAAGTCGCGCGTGGGCCTGAACCGGGCGCTCGAAGCCGCGGGCCTGATGCGGATGTTCGACGCGACCCGTTGCGCCGATGAGACATTTTCGAAGCCCCATCCCGCCATGCTTCAGGAACTGACGCGCGAACTCGGTCAGGATCTGGGCCGCACGGTCATGATCGGCGACACCACACACGATTTGCAGATGGCGCGCAGTGCCGGCACGGCCGGCGTGGCCGTCGCCTATGGTGGCGCACATCCGCGCGAGCAATTGATGGCGCTGGAACCGGCGTACTGCGCAGGGAGCGTGCTCGAGCTGCGCGACTGGCTGCTGGAGCGCGTGTGAGCGACGCTGTGCCGCTGCCGATCTGTCCGGGCTCGGCGCTCGAGGATGGTGGTCGAGGCGTTCGTTTTGAAGTGCTCGTCGGCGGTCGTCGCACGCCCGCGTTCGTCGTTCGCTATGACGGGCAGGTTTATGGCTATCTCAACCAGTGTGCGCATGTGCCGATGGAGCTGGACTGGTCCGAGGGCCAGTTCTTCGAGGCGTCCGGCTTATACTTGATGTGCGCGACGCATGGCGCGACATACGAGCCCGATACCGGTCACTGCGTCGGTGGTCCGTGTCGTGGCGGTGCCTTGCAGCCGGTACGTGTCGAAGAGCAACCCGCCGCCACGCAGGATGCGGATGGCGGGGGCCACACGACCGTTGTCTGGTGGCCCGACGCGTACATCGAAGCCCCCGAGCCTTCGGGGCACTGACGATGCCGCATCCCGATATCGAGCGCTTCTTTTGACCCGTTCGCCGCATTCGTGTCTTTCGCCTTTTACCCAAGTTCTCTGGATAACGTATGGCTGATTCCCTGCCGCCCGATTCGCCTCGCACCGAACCCGGTTTCCCACCGCCGGGGGGGCGTCCGCCGTCTGGGGGCGGTGCCGCAGGGCGTGATCCCCACGAGGTGAAGCTGTGGGAGCGCGAGATGCTGGAAAAGGTATTGATGGCCGGCATTCGCGAGCAACGCGCCGCACGTCGGTGGAAGATTTTCTTCCGTCTGCTGTTGCTGGCGATCTTCGCGTTTGTTGTCTGGTCGGTCTTCGATTTCGATGGCAGCACAACGTCGACGGGCTCAAGCTCTGGCAAGCACACGGCGCTCGTGACACTGAACGGCGAGATTTCGTCTGACGGACAGGCAAGTGCCCAGAAGATCAACGCGGCGCTGGAATCGGCTTTCGAAGACTCGTCGGCTGCCGGCGTGATCTTGCGTATCAACAGCCCGGGCGGCAGCCCGGTGCAAGCCGGCATGATTTACGACGATATCGCGCGGTTGCGGGCGAAATACCCGAAGAAGCCGCTTTACGTTGTGGTCGAGGAGATTTGCGCCTCCGGTGGCTATTACGTGGCGGCAGCGGCCGACAAGATTTACGTCGACAAAGCGAGCGTTGTCGGCTCCATTGGCGTGCTGATGGACGGGTTCGGTTTTACCGGTCTGATGGATAAGCTCGGGATCGAGCGGCGATTGCTGACGGCTGGCCGGAACAAGGGCATCCTCGACCCGTTCTCGCCGCAGACCGATCAGCAGAAGACCTACGCACTCGACATGCTCGAGCAGGTGCATCAGCAGTTCATTGGCGCCGTGAAAAAGGGACGTGGCGATCGCCTGAAGGACGATCCGGACCTGTTCAGCGGCTTGTTCTGGACGGGGCAGCGCTCAGTCGAACTCGGGCTGGCGGATGGCCTCGGGACCGTCGATTCAGTCGCTCGCGACGTGCTCAAGGCGCCCGATCTGGTCGACTACACCGTCAAGGAGAACTTGCCCGAGCGCGTGGCACGGCGCTTCGGTGCGGCCGTCGGTGCCGCTGCCATGAAGACGATGATGATGGGCTCGGGGTTGTCGTTGAAGTAAATCAGGCGGCGTTCGAAAAGACAAAGCCCCACGGAAAGTCAGATTTCCGTGGGGTTTGTGATTTTCGCGCGACGTTTTTGGCGTTATTGGCCCAAAAACAGAAAAATCGCGGGCCGTTTGTGTAGCTCGACACTCGTCTGAGGCCATCCCTTGACCCGATGCGTGACGATTTGCTCGGCTTCCTGGGTGACGTCGACGGCGACGCAAAGCAGGGTGGAGGCGTCGCAACTCTGCAATAGCGCATCGAGCATGGCCTTGTTGCGATAAGGCGTCTCGATGAAGATCTGCGTCTGTTTTTCCTTGCGCGAGCGCTGTTCCAACTCCCGTAACCGTTTGGAGCGCTCTGTCGCATCCGTCGGCAAATAGCCATGGAACGCGAAGCTCTGCCCGTTCAGGCCACTGGCCATCAACGCCAGAAGAATCGAACTCGGGCCGACGAATGGCACGACCCGCACCCCTTTCTCGTGGGCGCGCCGCACCAGCAGCGCGCCGGGGTCCGCGACGGCAGGGCAACCCGCTTCGGACACGAGCCCGCCATCTGCGCCCGCGAGAATCGGGGCGAGGAGGGCGTCGATGGCCGCCTCCGGCGTGTTGACGTTCAACTCGCGGATGTCGATTTCCTGAATCGGCGTCCGCACGCCGGCCAGTTTCAGAAAGGCTCGCGTGCTCTTGGCCTGCTCGCCGACGAAATAGGTCAGGCCGGCGGTGACCGCGCGGACGTCTTCGGGCAGCACGGCAGGCAGACCGCCGCGGGTGTTGGCGCCCAGCGTATTCGGGATCAGATACAGCGTGCCGCTCATGCCGTCACTCCCGTCGCGCCGGGGCCGGGCAGGGCAATGCCGGCGTGCATCAGCATGGTCGTCAGCGCGATCAACGGCAGGCCGATGAGCGCGGTGGGATCGTCGTTTTCGATGGTTTCGAGCAGCATGATGCCCAGCCCTTCGGACTTGGCGCTCCCGGCGCAATCGTAAGGCGTCTCGGCATGAAGGTAGGCGGCGAGCACCTCGTCGGGCAGATGGCGGAACTTCACTCGCGTTACCACGTCTCTGGCTTGGCTCTGGCCGTCACGGGCGTCGTAGACGCACAGCGCCGAGTGGAATTCGACAACCTTGCCGCGCATGTCGCGTAACTGCGTCATGGCGTTCTCGAAATTGCCGGGCTTGCCGATCTGGCGGCCTTCAAAGGTCGCTACCTGGTCGGAGCCGATAATGACGGCGCCCGGTTGGCGGGCGGCAACGGCTTGGGCCTTCTCGCGCGCCAGCCGCAGCGAGGTGTCATGCGGTGTTTCGCCGGGGGTTGGGGTTTCGTCGATGTCCGGTACGTCGACCGAGAACGGCAAGCGCAGGCGCTCGAGCAGCTCGCGGCGATAGCGCGATCCGGATGCCAGGATCAGCGGTGGCAGGGGTTGTGCGGTCATCGGGTTTAAGTGTTTGACGAGAAACGAAAAACTATTTAGAATTCACGGCTTTTGCAATCTGGCGCTCGGTCCCGCCAGTCTGCGCGATACAGGTTCGAACGCCCGAAAATGGCGTCAGATCAAGGCGCTGCGGGTGGCAAGGGACGTTGAAAAGCAGTCAGATGCGCCAAGGCAAGGATGAGCGTGATGAACGAATATATCGTCGATCTGTTCGAATTCGCGCGTACCGGCCGGGTGGCGGAAGGTGGCGTGCAACTTGCGGCGTTGCCGCGCATGGTAACCGAAGTGCCTGCCGAAGTCTCGGCGTCGGGGCGTGCAGAGGGGGTCTTCCACTGGCGCGCCGAAGGGGCGGAAAAGCAGGTGCTGCGTGCGGATGGCAAGCCCACCGTGGCCCAGTTCCTGACGCTCTCGGTGCAGGGCCCGATGTGGCTTGAGTGCCAGCGCTGCCTCACGCCGTACCAGGAGCCGCTCGATTCGGAAACGACTTTCGAGATCGTGCGCGACGAAGCTGCGGCGGAAGATCGCCCCCTCGATGAAGACGAACTCGAGGCGCTGGTGGGCTCCAAACATTTCGATTTGTGCGAGCTGATCGAAGAAGAATTGTTGCTGGCTTTGCCGATCGTGCCGAAACACGAGGTGTGTCCGAGTGTGCACGAGAGTCTGGCCACGGGTGAGGATGGATTGGCTGAGCCGGTCCCGGAGCCTGAAGAAGAGGATAAGCCGTCTCCGTTCGCGGCGCTGGCAGCGCTCAAGCGCTCGCCGGACAAGGACGGAAAGTAATGTGCGGCCGGGTTTCCGGCTCACCAAAGTACATGTTTGCGTTAGTCGCACAGGTCGGGCCGACAGGCCGACACCGTAGGGCGGCGCTCGAACTGTGTTAAAATTTCGCGATATTTTGAGGAGTTATCATGGCCGTTCAACAGAACAAGAAGTCGCCGTCGAAGCGCGGCATGCACCGTTCGCACGATTTCCTGACCGCACCGGCGACCGCCGTCGAGCAGACGTCGGGTGAAACGCATCTGCGTCACCACATCTCGCCGAACGGTTTCTACCGTGGTCGCAAGGTCATCAAGACCAAGAACGACTAACTCGGCCTCCCAGGCGACACGCGCCCATCATGGCGCTGTTTGATCGTCCGATGTGGCAAAAGCGGCACTTATCCTGCCGCTTTTTTTGTTACCTGTACCGCAAGCCAATCACGTCGACATGACAGTCACCCTGACGATCGATTGTATGGGCGGGGACCACGGCCCATCGGTGACGGTGCCGGCCGCGGTTCACTTCGTGCAATCCACCGACGATGTCGAACTTGTGCTGGTCGGACAGCAGGAGATCATCAACGCGCAGCTCGCGAAGCTGCGTGTGACGGATCACCCACGCCTGTCCGTAGTCAATGCCAGCGAAGTCGTTGCCATGGACGACTCCGTCGAGACCGCCCTGCGCAGGAAGAAAGATTCCTCGATGCGCGTGGCGCTCAATCTGGTCAAGGAAGCGCGCGCTCAGGCGTGCGTTTCCGCCGGAAATACCGGTGCCCTGATGGCCGTCTCGCGCTATGTGCTCAAGACGCTGCCGGGTATCGAGCGGCCCGCCATTGCGACGGTGCTGCCGAACGAGAAGGGCGGCTACACCACGATGCTCGATCTGGGCGCGAATGTGGACTGCGAGCCAACGCACCTTCTGCAATTTGCCGAAATGGGCCATGCCCTCGTTGCAGCGGTGGACGGTAAGGATCGTCCGTCGATCGGCCTGCTCAATATTGGCGAAGAAGTCATCAAAGGCAACGACGTCATCAAGCAGGCGGCCGAGCTGCTGCGCGGCTCCACGCTGAACTTCTACGGCAACGTGGAAGGCAACGACATCTACCGCGGCACGACCGACATCGTCGTGTGCGACGGATTCGTCGGCAACGTCGCACTCAAGACCTCCGAAGGCCTGGCGCAAATGCTTGGCGACATGATCCGCGAAGAGTTCTACCGCACGTGGTGGACGAAAGTGATCGCCGTCATTGCCCTGCCGATTCTCACCCGCTTCAAGAACCGCGTCGATCATCGCCGTTACAACGGCGCTGCGTTGCTCGGACTGCGTGCGCTCGTGATCAAGAGCCATGGCTCGGCCGATGCCTACTCGTTTGAATGGGCCATCAAACGCGGCTATGATGCAGTTCGCAATGGTGTGCTGGACCGTCTGTCGCACGCCATGGAAGAGAATCAGACTCAGCTCAGGGACAACAAGCCGGTCAGCGCCATTCCAGCGCTTTGATGCCGGCGGCTGCTCTTGGCGCCCTAACCGACCATAAGATGACCCAGTCCGCGATTTATTCCCGTGTCATTGGTACCGGCAGCTACCTGCCGGCGCGACGCGTGACCAATCAGCAGTTGGCCGACGAGCTTGCTACCCGCGGCATCGAGACGAGCGACGAGTGGATCGTTGCGCGTACCGGTATCAAGGCGCGCCATTTCGCCGCCCCTGATCAGACGAGCAGCGACATGGCGGTCGAAGCCGCGAAGCGCGCGCTCGACATGGCGGGCCTGAGCGCCGATCAGCTCGACCTGATTCTGGTCGCCACGTCGACGCCCGATTTCGTGTTTCCGAGCACCGCCTGCCTCGTGCAGCACAAGCTCGGCATCAAGAACGGCTGCGCAGCCTTCGACATTCAGGCGGTTTGCTCCGGTTTCGCCTACGCCATGGCGACGGCCGACAACTTCATCCGCTCCGGCGCGTATCGCAACGTGCTCGTGATCGGTGCCGAAACGTTCTCGCGCATTCTCGATTTCAACGACCGCACAACGTGCGTGCTGTTTGGCGACGGCGCGGGCGCGGTCGTGCTGCAAGCATCGAACGAGCCGGGCATTCTGTCGACCGCATTGCATGCGGATGGCAGCCACTCGAACATCCTGTGCGTGCCGGGCAATGTCAGCGGCGGCGCGGTGCAGGGCGAAGCGTTCCTCTATATGGATGGTCAGGCGGTGTTCAAGCTGGCTGTCAAAGTGTTGGAAAAAGTGGCCCACGAGGCCCTTGAGAAGGCCGGATTGGAGCAGTCGGCGATCGACTGGCTGATTCCGCATCAGGCCAATCTGCGCATCATGTCGAGCACGGCCCGCAAGCTGGGGCTTTCGGAAGAGAAGATGGTTGTGACCGTCGACCAGCATGGCAATACCTCTGCCGCTTCGATTCCGCTCGCACTCGACGTCGCGGTTCGCGACGGCCGTATCAAGCCGGGCCAGAACGTCATGATCGAAGGCGTGGGTGGCGGCTTTACGTGGGGCGCCGTGCTGTTCCGCATGTAAGCGCCCCGGCGGCCGGAGCGTCACGCGTCATGATGGGGCTCGTTTGGGGCGCTGCGCGTGGCAACGCTCCTGAGCGCGTCATGCGGGGGGCGCGACAGTGCGCCGCAATGTTTCTGAATCTGACTGCAAAACCAGGCGCTATGACATTCGCTTTCGTTTTTCCGGGACAAGGATCCCAATCGGTGGGCATGCTCGACGTTTTCGCGGACAACGCCGTCGTGCGCGAGACCCTTGCCGAAGCTTCGGATGCCCTCGGGCAGGATATGGCCAAGCTGATCGCCGCTGGCCCCGCCGAAGAACTCAACCTCACCACCAATACCCAGCCGGTGATGCTCACCGCTGCCTACGCGATGTACCGCGCGTGGCTGGCTGAAGGCGGTGCCAAGCCTGCGTTTGTGGCGGGGCACAGCCTCGGTGAATACACGGCGCTGGTCGCCGCCGGCGTGATCGCATTCAAGGATGCCGTGCCGCTCGTGCGTTTTCGCGCGCAAGCCATGCAGGAAGCCGTGCCCGTCGGGCAGGGTGGCATGGCGGCCATTCTTGGGCTGGACGACGATACCGTGCGCAATGTGTGCGCAGAAGCATCGGCGGCCGGCGTGGTCGAGGCCGTCAACTTCAATGCCCCGGCGCAAGTTGTGATCGCGGGCGCGAAGGCCGGTGTGGAGAAGGCCTGCGAACTGGCCAAGGCGGCCGGTGCGAAGCGCGCGCTCGTGCTGCCGGTGTCGGCGCCGTTCCATTCGTCGCTGCTCAAGCCGGCGTCAGATCGTCTGCGCGAGTATCTGGCGGATGTGACGTTCAACGCGCCGCAAATCCCGCTCGTCAATAACGTCGATGTGGCTGTCGAAACCGACGTGGCTCGCATCAAGGACGCGTTGGTGCGTCAGGCTGCAGCGCCGGTGCGTTGGGTCGAGTCGGTGAAGTGGCTTGCCTCGCAAGGTGTGACGCAGGTGGTCGAGTGCGGTCCGGGCAAGGTGCTGACCGGCCTGACCAAGCGCATCGACGGCAATCTCACGGGGCTGGCGATCACCGATCCGGCGTCGCTCGCCGACGTGCGCGCCCAACTCTCGTAAGCAATAGGCAAGGGTATTTCTCTCATGAGCAAGCAACTCGACAATCATGTGGCGCTGGTGACCGGCGCCTCGCGCGGTATCGGTCGTGCCATCGCCCTCGAACTCGCTCGCCAGGGCGCGACGGTCGTGGGCACGGCCACCAGCGACGCCGGCGCGCAAGGCATCAGCGATTACTTCGCGGCGGAGGGGGTGACCGGTAAGGGCATCGTCCTGAACGTGACCGACGCCGAAGGCGTTGCCGCTGCGCTCGACGACATTCTCAAGCAGTACGGCAAGCTCGACATCCTCGTCAATAACGCCGGCATCACGCGCGATAACCTCGCCATGCGGATGAAGGACGACGAGTGGGACGACGTGATCGACACGAACCTCAAGGCGATCTTCCGTCTGTCGCGCGCGGTCATCAAGCCGATGATGAAGGCGCGTAGCGGCCGGATCATCAACGTGACCTCGGTTGTCGGCTCGGCCGGTAACCCGGGCCAGGCCAACTACGCGGCCGCGAAGGCGGGCGTTTCCGGCATGTCCCGTTCGTTGGCCGCCGAGATCGGCAGCCGAAACATCACCGTGAACTGTGTTGCGCCGGGTTTCATCGACACCGACATGACCAAGGCGCTGGGCGAAGCCCAGCACGAAGCGCTCAAGGCGCGGATTCCGCTGGGCCGTCTCGGCGCACCGGAAGACATCGCCAATGCGGTGGCATTCCTTGCGTCTCCGCAGGCGGGCTACATCACCGGCACGACGCTTCACGTGAATGGCGGCATGTTCATGAATTAAGGGGTGATCGTGGAAATTGTGTTGGATTTGCACGGTTTTGAGCGATATTGAACATTATTTGGCGCAGGCTAACTTTGCTTGGCAAACCTGTTAAAATGCGCGCACTTGTCTGAACTAACTACCCCGGAGGGTTTGAATGGATAACTTTGAGCAACGCGTCAAGAAGATCGTCGCGGAACAACTTGGCGTGAACGAAGCCGACGTCAAGAACGAATCCAGCTTTGTGAACGATCTCGGCGCTGACTCGCTCGACACGGTTGAGCTGGTGATGGCATTGGAAGAAGAATTCGGCACGGAAATCCCGGACGAAGACGCTGAAAAGATCACCACGGTGCAACAGGCCATCGATTACGTTCGGGCCCATTCGGATCAGGATAAGGCCTAAGGGCCGGCGAATCGCCTGGCTGGCCGGGGTGCCGACCCGGTTCCCGGTGCCAGGTACGCCTGTCAGCCGCAGGGAGCACAGGGGCGGACCCTGTTGCCTCTGTGGCTTTTGTTTTGTATGACCCAGCAGAAGAAGGGGAGTATCGTGAGTCGTCGTCGCGTCGTCATTACCGGTCTGGGCCTGATCTCGCCGGTCGGCAACACTGTTGCCGAGGGTTGGGGAAATCTGGTCGCAGGTCGTTCGGGCATCGCCAACATCACGAAGTTCGATGCGAGCAACCATCGGGTGCACTTCGCCGGTGAAGTGAAAAACTTCGATACCGAGAAGTACATTTCCGTCAAGGAAGCCCGCCGTATGGATACGTTTATCCATTACGGAATGGCTGCCGGTATCCAGGCGTTCGAGGACAGTGGTCTGCAGATCACTGAGCAGAACGCGGAGCGCGTTGGTGTGCTGGTCGGGTCGGGGATCGGCGGTTTGCCGATGATCGAAGATACCGATAAGGCGCTTATCGAGGGTGGTCCGCGCAAGATCTCCCCGTTCTTCGTGCCGGGTTCGATCATCAACATGATCTCCGGCCATCTGTCGATCAAGTACGGTCTGAAGGGGCCGAATCTGGCGATCGTCACGGCTTGCACGACGGGGCTGCACTGTATTGGCCAGGCGGCGCGCATGATTCAGTATGGCGACGCCGACGCGGTGCTCGCCGGCGGCGCCGAATCGACGGTGTCGCCGCTGGGTATTGGCGGTTTTGCGGCCATGAAGGCGCTCTCGGAGCGAAACGACGATCCGGCGACGGCCAGCCGTCCGTGGGACCGCGATCGAGACGGTTTCGTGCTGGGCGAAGGCGCTGGCGTGATGATGGTCGAAGAGTATGAGCACGCCAAGGCGCGCGGCGCGAAGATCTACGCCGAGCTGACCGGTTTTGGCATGAGTGCCGATGCCAACCACATGACGGCGCCCTGCGAGGACGGCGATGGCGCACTGCGCGCCATGACGAACGCGCTTCGCGATGCCGGTCTCAATGCCGATGCCGTGAACTACGTGAATGCGCATGGCACGTCGACCCCGCTGGGCGATATCGCCGAGACCATTGCTGTCAAACGCCTGATGGGCGATGACGCAAAGAAGGTCGTGGTGAATTCGACCAAGTCGATGACCGGCCACCTGCTGGGTGGCGCGGGCGGCCTGGAATCGGTGTTCACCGTGCTGGCCGTTCATCACCAAAAATCGCCGCCGACGATTAATATCTTCAATCAGGATCCCGCTTGCGACCTGGATTACTGCGCAAACGTGG
This window of the Pandoraea fibrosis genome carries:
- a CDS encoding RluA family pseudouridine synthase; translation: MNELGKSRQKMVSPASTPQVRLVEVDDGSAGQRIDNFLLRECKGVPKSHVYRILRSGEVRVNKGRIDASYRLVLGDIVRIPPVRVATPSEAPAHVPAATFPVLFEDDYLMAIDKPAGVAVHGGSGVSFGVIEQLRRALPHLKFLELVHRLDRETSGILLLAKKRAALVGMHEQIRHNRMDKRYLACVTGEWHDRQRAVKAPLYKYVTSEGERRVRVQEDGQASHTIFRMMESLPPYTLLEAELKTGRTHQIRVHLAHCGTPIVGDDKYGDFTLNKTLARPGTRPGIKRMFLHAWRLKFTHPVLDTPIALQAALPPECEQFLNQLRGASADAKP
- a CDS encoding HAD family hydrolase; the protein is MPSPEFDLVVFDWDGTLMDSTPTITRCIQAACRDLGLPVPSDEVASHVIGLGLRDALQMAVPSLDPAHYPRLSERYRFHYLIGDKETVLFPGIRELLDELRSRGRFLAVATGKSRVGLNRALEAAGLMRMFDATRCADETFSKPHPAMLQELTRELGQDLGRTVMIGDTTHDLQMARSAGTAGVAVAYGGAHPREQLMALEPAYCAGSVLELRDWLLERV
- a CDS encoding Rieske (2Fe-2S) protein, yielding MSDAVPLPICPGSALEDGGRGVRFEVLVGGRRTPAFVVRYDGQVYGYLNQCAHVPMELDWSEGQFFEASGLYLMCATHGATYEPDTGHCVGGPCRGGALQPVRVEEQPAATQDADGGGHTTVVWWPDAYIEAPEPSGH
- a CDS encoding S49 family peptidase; amino-acid sequence: MADSLPPDSPRTEPGFPPPGGRPPSGGGAAGRDPHEVKLWEREMLEKVLMAGIREQRAARRWKIFFRLLLLAIFAFVVWSVFDFDGSTTSTGSSSGKHTALVTLNGEISSDGQASAQKINAALESAFEDSSAAGVILRINSPGGSPVQAGMIYDDIARLRAKYPKKPLYVVVEEICASGGYYVAAAADKIYVDKASVVGSIGVLMDGFGFTGLMDKLGIERRLLTAGRNKGILDPFSPQTDQQKTYALDMLEQVHQQFIGAVKKGRGDRLKDDPDLFSGLFWTGQRSVELGLADGLGTVDSVARDVLKAPDLVDYTVKENLPERVARRFGAAVGAAAMKTMMMGSGLSLK
- a CDS encoding SAM-dependent methyltransferase, translating into MSGTLYLIPNTLGANTRGGLPAVLPEDVRAVTAGLTYFVGEQAKSTRAFLKLAGVRTPIQEIDIRELNVNTPEAAIDALLAPILAGADGGLVSEAGCPAVADPGALLVRRAHEKGVRVVPFVGPSSILLALMASGLNGQSFAFHGYLPTDATERSKRLRELEQRSRKEKQTQIFIETPYRNKAMLDALLQSCDASTLLCVAVDVTQEAEQIVTHRVKGWPQTSVELHKRPAIFLFLGQ
- a CDS encoding Maf family nucleotide pyrophosphatase, which codes for MTAQPLPPLILASGSRYRRELLERLRLPFSVDVPDIDETPTPGETPHDTSLRLAREKAQAVAARQPGAVIIGSDQVATFEGRQIGKPGNFENAMTQLRDMRGKVVEFHSALCVYDARDGQSQARDVVTRVKFRHLPDEVLAAYLHAETPYDCAGSAKSEGLGIMLLETIENDDPTALIGLPLIALTTMLMHAGIALPGPGATGVTA
- a CDS encoding DUF177 domain-containing protein, with amino-acid sequence MSVMNEYIVDLFEFARTGRVAEGGVQLAALPRMVTEVPAEVSASGRAEGVFHWRAEGAEKQVLRADGKPTVAQFLTLSVQGPMWLECQRCLTPYQEPLDSETTFEIVRDEAAAEDRPLDEDELEALVGSKHFDLCELIEEELLLALPIVPKHEVCPSVHESLATGEDGLAEPVPEPEEEDKPSPFAALAALKRSPDKDGK
- the rpmF gene encoding 50S ribosomal protein L32, with protein sequence MAVQQNKKSPSKRGMHRSHDFLTAPATAVEQTSGETHLRHHISPNGFYRGRKVIKTKND
- the plsX gene encoding phosphate acyltransferase PlsX, translated to MTVTLTIDCMGGDHGPSVTVPAAVHFVQSTDDVELVLVGQQEIINAQLAKLRVTDHPRLSVVNASEVVAMDDSVETALRRKKDSSMRVALNLVKEARAQACVSAGNTGALMAVSRYVLKTLPGIERPAIATVLPNEKGGYTTMLDLGANVDCEPTHLLQFAEMGHALVAAVDGKDRPSIGLLNIGEEVIKGNDVIKQAAELLRGSTLNFYGNVEGNDIYRGTTDIVVCDGFVGNVALKTSEGLAQMLGDMIREEFYRTWWTKVIAVIALPILTRFKNRVDHRRYNGAALLGLRALVIKSHGSADAYSFEWAIKRGYDAVRNGVLDRLSHAMEENQTQLRDNKPVSAIPAL
- a CDS encoding beta-ketoacyl-ACP synthase III; translated protein: MTQSAIYSRVIGTGSYLPARRVTNQQLADELATRGIETSDEWIVARTGIKARHFAAPDQTSSDMAVEAAKRALDMAGLSADQLDLILVATSTPDFVFPSTACLVQHKLGIKNGCAAFDIQAVCSGFAYAMATADNFIRSGAYRNVLVIGAETFSRILDFNDRTTCVLFGDGAGAVVLQASNEPGILSTALHADGSHSNILCVPGNVSGGAVQGEAFLYMDGQAVFKLAVKVLEKVAHEALEKAGLEQSAIDWLIPHQANLRIMSSTARKLGLSEEKMVVTVDQHGNTSAASIPLALDVAVRDGRIKPGQNVMIEGVGGGFTWGAVLFRM
- the fabD gene encoding ACP S-malonyltransferase — translated: MTFAFVFPGQGSQSVGMLDVFADNAVVRETLAEASDALGQDMAKLIAAGPAEELNLTTNTQPVMLTAAYAMYRAWLAEGGAKPAFVAGHSLGEYTALVAAGVIAFKDAVPLVRFRAQAMQEAVPVGQGGMAAILGLDDDTVRNVCAEASAAGVVEAVNFNAPAQVVIAGAKAGVEKACELAKAAGAKRALVLPVSAPFHSSLLKPASDRLREYLADVTFNAPQIPLVNNVDVAVETDVARIKDALVRQAAAPVRWVESVKWLASQGVTQVVECGPGKVLTGLTKRIDGNLTGLAITDPASLADVRAQLS
- the fabG gene encoding 3-oxoacyl-ACP reductase FabG yields the protein MSKQLDNHVALVTGASRGIGRAIALELARQGATVVGTATSDAGAQGISDYFAAEGVTGKGIVLNVTDAEGVAAALDDILKQYGKLDILVNNAGITRDNLAMRMKDDEWDDVIDTNLKAIFRLSRAVIKPMMKARSGRIINVTSVVGSAGNPGQANYAAAKAGVSGMSRSLAAEIGSRNITVNCVAPGFIDTDMTKALGEAQHEALKARIPLGRLGAPEDIANAVAFLASPQAGYITGTTLHVNGGMFMN
- the acpP gene encoding acyl carrier protein, which encodes MDNFEQRVKKIVAEQLGVNEADVKNESSFVNDLGADSLDTVELVMALEEEFGTEIPDEDAEKITTVQQAIDYVRAHSDQDKA
- the fabF gene encoding beta-ketoacyl-ACP synthase II — encoded protein: MSRRRVVITGLGLISPVGNTVAEGWGNLVAGRSGIANITKFDASNHRVHFAGEVKNFDTEKYISVKEARRMDTFIHYGMAAGIQAFEDSGLQITEQNAERVGVLVGSGIGGLPMIEDTDKALIEGGPRKISPFFVPGSIINMISGHLSIKYGLKGPNLAIVTACTTGLHCIGQAARMIQYGDADAVLAGGAESTVSPLGIGGFAAMKALSERNDDPATASRPWDRDRDGFVLGEGAGVMMVEEYEHAKARGAKIYAELTGFGMSADANHMTAPCEDGDGALRAMTNALRDAGLNADAVNYVNAHGTSTPLGDIAETIAVKRLMGDDAKKVVVNSTKSMTGHLLGGAGGLESVFTVLAVHHQKSPPTINIFNQDPACDLDYCANVARDMKIDVALKNSFGFGGTNGTLVFQRV